In the genome of Drosophila subpulchrella strain 33 F10 #4 breed RU33 chromosome 2L, RU_Dsub_v1.1 Primary Assembly, whole genome shotgun sequence, one region contains:
- the LOC119548847 gene encoding tripartite motif-containing protein 45 has translation MSRTNHSKFVFKRKSSVGSKSNQLNDYERIQGDLEVVVPSAPPPPPVVPTSVGQGKLKLKLSSAKISLRKNEQTSQNSLQAAPQSDAVRRKSAPQLFTFTIAPKVEAISEVQPPSVPKIPVFAPKSSIRRSRTLGLSNGAQAGTSGLATRDIALQDMDSGSGSEPTSSLAGGGSSTSPESLLDNILSGASSVSVQSSSSSQASNATVAQPIKAKEQLLPKRLLSLKASPELRISPPTPDTTQPKMQMLPTLLLAASPRPEIFDAPSPLARSPSRSPAVSPGVSPSPSITLRPSTPPESTITFTDDLKCGICLDVYTDPRTLYCLHSFCLQCLVSENFKDESLWDQDPARSEDPSSYSLRSEMGGSSAELTATVSPARQRGASFSLRRKKSMDRLVIRSKSEGKRSTSSFGTRFTGSFVSEAPIRCIRCNSCNYPTDLPLGGVRQLPQNYLLVRRIEALRLQAGEDVISKVWCSLCTEEISATYHCISCTLNLCTLCKEAHERQRSTSNHRMRSILELRRARKQKQQQLGLGDSSKLVLRCGIHTNFELKAFCTQCRQLACTDCLVLLHKGHRHETISRAIGHQGKLLKEATDQTRPLCQYAEHSIERLNDIARGINNRCDDIQSQVERYMQNYIEALDVHRRTLLQQISRARESKVEVVLKQQLDLEKRTQQAMDAVRFSQELCEIGADVEILSYASILLRRLEYCQQFKPPVDPKISDSLHFLPKIRAPATKDQRDIPLYGIITMQVVEPGLCTLEWEGFSQLRLHKKADLLLHSRDADGVSLCHGGLEINCMLKYKDSSSKFLPVEVSDNRDGTYNISFTPDAQGALILTITINERPIKGGPFTFQARQVRPHTGIYHCCSFCSGKGNRNVMCSCEGRMPGYSGCGHGHAGHPGRRHWSCCGNVLENSECNVANKLLNN, from the exons ATGAGCAGGACGAACCACTCCAAGTTCGTTTTCAAACGGAAATCGAGTGTCGGAAGCAAGAGCAATCAGCTAAATGATTATGAACGCATCCAGGGGGATTTGGAAGTGGTGGTTCCGTCAGCACCACCTCCACCACCAGTTGTTCCCACCAGTGTGGGCCAGGGAAAACTAAAGTTAAAGCTGAGCTCTGCCAAGATTTCCCTGCGTAAGAACGAGCAGACTTCGCAGAATAGTCTCCAGGCTGCACCCCAGTCAGATGCAGTGCGTCGGAAATCGGCTCCACAACTCTTTACCTTCACCATTGCCCCAAAAGTGGAAGCAATTTCGGAGGTACAACCTCCATCAGTGCCTAAAATACCTGTTTTTGCACCAAAAAGCTCCATTAGGCGATCAAGGACTTTGGGTTTATCAAATGGCGCCCAGGCAGGGACTTCTGGGCTAGCCACCAGGGATATTGCATTGCAGGACATGGAcagtggcagtggcagtgAGCCCACCAGTAGCTTGGCCGGAGGCGGTAGTTCCACTTCTCCCGAATCCCTGCTGGATAACATACTCAGTGGCGCCTCCTCCGTCTCCGTCCAAAGTAGCTCCAGCAGTCAGGCGAGTAATGCCACGGTGGCCCAGCCCATCAAAGCCAAGGAGCAACTGCTTCCGAAGAGGCTGCTCAGCCTGAAGGCTTCTCCCGAGCTGAGGATATCTCCTCCAACACCAGACACCACTCAACCCAAGATGCAGATGCTTCCCACACTTCTGCTGGCAGCCTCTCCAAGGCCAGAGATCTTCGATGCACCCTCACCACTGGCCAGGAGTCCCTCACGTTCGCCGGCGGTCTCGCCCGGAGTTTCACCCTCGCCCAGCATCACCCTGAGACCCAGTACTCCACCCGAGAGCACCATAACCTTCACGGATGATCTCAAGTGCGGCATCTGTCTGGATGTCTACACGGATCCCAGGACTCTGTATTGCCTGCACTCCTTCTGTTTGCAGTGCCTGGTAAGCGAGAACTTCAAGGACGAGTCCTTGTGGGATCAGGATCCAGCCCGTAGTGAGGATCCCTCGAGTTACAGCTTGAGATCCGAGATGGGTGGATCTAGTGCGGAACTCACGGCTACCGTATCACCAGCCAGGCAGCGAGGTGCCAGTTTTAGTCTTAGAAGAAAGAAGTCCATGGATCGCCTGGTGATTAGG TCCAAAAGTGAAGGCAAGCGTTCGACTAGTTCCTTTGGGACCCGCTTCACAGGAAGCTTTGTGAGCGAAGCACCTATCCGATGTATCCGTTGCAATAGCTGTAACTATCCCACGGATCTCCCCTTGGGTGGAGTACGTCAGCTTCCCCAGAACTATTTACTGGTAAGACGCATCGAGGCCCTGCGTCTACAGGCTGGAGAGGATGTAATCTCCAAAGTGTGGTGTTCCCTTTGCACCGAGGAGATCAGT GCCACCTACCATTGCATCAGCTGCACCCTGAACCTCTGTACCTTGTGCAAGGAGGCACACGAGAGACAACGGAGCACCTCCAATCACCGGATGAGAAGCATCCTGGAACTGAGACGCGCCAGGAagcaaaagcagcagcaactgggATTGGGAGATAGTAGCAAGCTAGTGCTTCGATGTGGAATCCACACCAACTTCGAACTGAAGGCTTTCTGTACCCAATGCCGTCAATTGGCCTGCACTGACTGTTTGGTGCTCCTCCACAAAGGACATCGCCATGAGACCATATCACGGGCAATAGGACATCAGGGAAAACTCCTCAAGGAAGCTACAGATCAAACTCGTCCGCTTTGTCAATATGCAGAGCACTCCATCGAGAGATTGAATGATATCGCCCGTGGAATCAACAATAGATGCGATGATATCCAGAGTCAAGTGGAGCGGTACATGCAAAATTACATCGAGGCATTGGATGTACATCGGAGGACCCTCCTCCAACAAATCAGTAGAGCTAGGGAGTCTAAAGTCGAGGTTGTGCTTAAGCAGCAACTGGATTTAG AGAAACGCACGCAGCAGGCCATGGATGCAGTACGGTTTAGCCAAGAGCTGTGCGAGATTGGAGCCGATGTGGAGATCCTGAGTTATGCGTCCATACTTCTCAGGCGCTTGGAGTACTGTCAACAGTTCAAGCCACCAGTGGATCCAAAA ATCTCCGACTCGCTACACTTCCTACCTAAAATTCGGGCTCCAGCTACAAAAGACCAGCGCGATATCCCTCTGTATGGCATCATTACCATGCAGGTGGTGGAGCCCGGTCTGTGCACCTTGGAGTGGGAGGGGTTTTCCCAGCTGCGACTTCACAAGAAGGCCGATCTTCTGTTGCACTCCCGAGATGCCGATGGGGTTTCCCTCTGTCACGGAGGCCTGGAGATCAACTGCATGCTCAAGTACAAGGATTCGAGCTCCAAGTTCCTGCCCGTGGAGGTATCGGACAATCGGGATGGCACCTACAACATCTCCTTCACGCCGGATGCCCAGGGCGCTCTGATCCTGACGATCACTATCAACGAGCGACCCATCAAGGGAGGTCCTTTCACCTTCCAGGCTCGTCAGGTTCGTCCGCATACGGGCATATACCACTGTTGCTCCTTTTGTTCCGGAAAGGGCAACCGGAATGTCATGTGCTCGTGTGAGGGTCGCATGCCAGGATATAGTGGCTGCGGTCATGGTCATGCAGGACATCCGGGGAGACGTCACTGGTCTTGCTGCGGCAATGTTCTAGAGAACTCCGAATGCAATGTGGCCAATAAACTGTTGAATAACTAG